Proteins found in one Zonotrichia leucophrys gambelii isolate GWCS_2022_RI chromosome 28, RI_Zleu_2.0, whole genome shotgun sequence genomic segment:
- the MEF2B gene encoding myocyte-specific enhancer factor 2B isoform X2: protein MGRKKIQISRILDQRNRQVTFTKRKFGLMKKAYELSVLCDCEIALIIFNSTNRLFQYASTDMDKVLLKYTEYSEPHESRTNSDILETLKRKGLGLESHELELDEGPEPPGDRSRRLGEGADLALARPRFYSPVPLPEAAYGSSPPGPEGSLGSPQGPGRPPALRAAAPKAPGRSPGPLPPGLGYPLFPAASLGRALATKTPPPLFLGTEGRRGDSQGGLAGGRSGGTAARPLYPALQTLSPGSSGLPSHGLAGFPFLSPAPADFGAGEVPAPPGFLQPPQAWQHPRDVAALGASSRMVPAEEPPAAAVAAAVAVPGASPQPISIKSERVSPGLGCAPGTPQPPLAPLAPLSEAPRAPGELQPRDGFAKSFPPFAARPLPDEPRAAVPAVPAVPAVPARRGQPADVWQR, encoded by the exons ATGGGCCGCAAAAAAATCCAGATCAGCCGCATTTTGGACCAGCGGAACCGGCAG GTGACCTTCACCAAGCGGAAATTCGGGCTGATGAAGAAGGCGTACGAGCTGAGCGTGCTGTGCGACTGCGAGATCGCGCTCATCATCTTCAACAGCACCAACCGCCTGTTCCAGTACGCCAGCACCGACATGGACAAGGTGCTGCTCAAGTACACCGAGTACAGCGAGCCCCACGAGAGCCGCACCAACTCCGACATCCTCGAG ACGCTCAAGCGcaaagggctggggctggagagccACGAGCTGGAGCTGGACGAGGGCCCGGAGCCTCccggggacaggagcaggaggctcgGAGAGGGCGCGGATCTGGCCCTGGCGCGGCCCAGGTTTTAT AGCCCGGTGCCGCTGCCCGAGGCCGCCTACGGCAGCTCCCCGCCGGGCCCCGAGGGCTCCCTGGGCTCCCCGCAGGGCCCGGGCCGCCCCCCCGCCCTCAGAGCCGCGGCCCCCAAAGCACCGGGACGGtccccggggccgctgccccCAG GGCTCGGCTACCCCCTGTTCCCCGCCGCCAGCCTGGGCCGCGCCCTGGCCACCAAGACGCCGCCGCCGCTGTTCCTGGGGACCGAGGGCCGGCGCGGGGACAGCCAGGGCGGCCTGGCCGGCGGCCGGAGCGGCGGCACCGCGGCG CGGCCGCTGTACCCCGCCCTGCAGACGCTGAGCCCCGGCAGCTCCGGCCTCCCGAGCCACGGCCTGGCCGGATTCCCCTTCCtcagcccggccccggcgg attttggggctggggaggtCCCGGCGCCCCCCGGattcctgcagcccccccagGCCTGGCAGCACCCTCGGGACGTGGCAGCGCTGGG GGCCAGCAGCCGGATGGTCCCCGCGGAGGAGCCACCCGCTGCCGCTGTCGCTGCCGCTGTCGCTGTCCCCGGAGCGTCCCCGCAGCCCATCAGCATCAAATCCGAGCGGGTGTcgccggggctgggctgtgccccgggcaccccccagccccccctggCCCCCCTGGCGCCCCTCAGCGaagccccccgagcccccggcGAGCTCCAGCCCCGCGATGGCTTCGCCAAGAGCTTCCCCCCGTTCGCGGCGCGGCCGCTGCCGGACGAGCCGAGGGcggctgtccccgctgtccccgctgtccccgctgtccccgcgcgGAGGGGACAGCCCGCGGACGTTTGGCAGAGATAG
- the MEF2B gene encoding myocyte-specific enhancer factor 2B isoform X1 — translation MRRMGGRITAWGAFLGELSIFWGVFSPGPPQVTFTKRKFGLMKKAYELSVLCDCEIALIIFNSTNRLFQYASTDMDKVLLKYTEYSEPHESRTNSDILETLKRKGLGLESHELELDEGPEPPGDRSRRLGEGADLALARPRFYSPVPLPEAAYGSSPPGPEGSLGSPQGPGRPPALRAAAPKAPGRSPGPLPPGLGYPLFPAASLGRALATKTPPPLFLGTEGRRGDSQGGLAGGRSGGTAARPLYPALQTLSPGSSGLPSHGLAGFPFLSPAPADFGAGEVPAPPGFLQPPQAWQHPRDVAALGASSRMVPAEEPPAAAVAAAVAVPGASPQPISIKSERVSPGLGCAPGTPQPPLAPLAPLSEAPRAPGELQPRDGFAKSFPPFAARPLPDEPRAAVPAVPAVPAVPARRGQPADVWQR, via the exons atgaggaggatgggAGGCAGAATTACGGCGTGGGGAGCGTTTTTGGGAGAATTGagcattttttggggggttttctcACCCGGCCCCCCTCAGGTGACCTTCACCAAGCGGAAATTCGGGCTGATGAAGAAGGCGTACGAGCTGAGCGTGCTGTGCGACTGCGAGATCGCGCTCATCATCTTCAACAGCACCAACCGCCTGTTCCAGTACGCCAGCACCGACATGGACAAGGTGCTGCTCAAGTACACCGAGTACAGCGAGCCCCACGAGAGCCGCACCAACTCCGACATCCTCGAG ACGCTCAAGCGcaaagggctggggctggagagccACGAGCTGGAGCTGGACGAGGGCCCGGAGCCTCccggggacaggagcaggaggctcgGAGAGGGCGCGGATCTGGCCCTGGCGCGGCCCAGGTTTTAT AGCCCGGTGCCGCTGCCCGAGGCCGCCTACGGCAGCTCCCCGCCGGGCCCCGAGGGCTCCCTGGGCTCCCCGCAGGGCCCGGGCCGCCCCCCCGCCCTCAGAGCCGCGGCCCCCAAAGCACCGGGACGGtccccggggccgctgccccCAG GGCTCGGCTACCCCCTGTTCCCCGCCGCCAGCCTGGGCCGCGCCCTGGCCACCAAGACGCCGCCGCCGCTGTTCCTGGGGACCGAGGGCCGGCGCGGGGACAGCCAGGGCGGCCTGGCCGGCGGCCGGAGCGGCGGCACCGCGGCG CGGCCGCTGTACCCCGCCCTGCAGACGCTGAGCCCCGGCAGCTCCGGCCTCCCGAGCCACGGCCTGGCCGGATTCCCCTTCCtcagcccggccccggcgg attttggggctggggaggtCCCGGCGCCCCCCGGattcctgcagcccccccagGCCTGGCAGCACCCTCGGGACGTGGCAGCGCTGGG GGCCAGCAGCCGGATGGTCCCCGCGGAGGAGCCACCCGCTGCCGCTGTCGCTGCCGCTGTCGCTGTCCCCGGAGCGTCCCCGCAGCCCATCAGCATCAAATCCGAGCGGGTGTcgccggggctgggctgtgccccgggcaccccccagccccccctggCCCCCCTGGCGCCCCTCAGCGaagccccccgagcccccggcGAGCTCCAGCCCCGCGATGGCTTCGCCAAGAGCTTCCCCCCGTTCGCGGCGCGGCCGCTGCCGGACGAGCCGAGGGcggctgtccccgctgtccccgctgtccccgctgtccccgcgcgGAGGGGACAGCCCGCGGACGTTTGGCAGAGATAG